Part of the Nicotiana sylvestris chromosome 5, ASM39365v2, whole genome shotgun sequence genome is shown below.
GAGCATATGAAATGACTTATCTGCCAAATTGTAACGTAAAATGGCCATTTCTGGAATATGCAAAACCAAGAAAGTATCCTCCTCTTTCTCCCCCCTTACAACATTAACCACAGCCATTGCATAGTAATGAAAATCTGTTGGCTCAAGATAACGTCGAATCATCCTAGGATATCCTGACACAACATCTTCAACATTCACCTCGTATTTCAAGAACCACTCAGTACCATCATTTTTCATCTCGTAAATATTGTACAAAGTTAGTTTCTGGCGATTCACTTGTATTAAGTGCAAATAGCCATAAGACTCTCCAAAATAGACAATCCTATGGTCCTCTTTATCCCACTCTTGTCCATCAAAGCAATTAGGCATGGGAAAAATTTCAAACTTTTCTTGTTCCAAATTGAAACGCTTGATATATGACACATAAATGGCTCCATTCCAGTAAACTAGTCCATGTCTAAAACTTAGATCGTAACGTTTAGGGAATGATGGACCAGAGACTCTCCATTTCTTTGATTCGGATGAGTAAATCTCAATCTGGTCGTTCTCAGGTTCCAGTTCAGAAATTCGGAGACAGATGACTTTGTAATGAGGCGATTTCCACGGATCAAAGGCTAAACTCATCCCTATTACATCCCCTCCTGGTCTAGGAAGTGTGATGAATTGTCGAGTAGTCGGGTTGAATATGTAGTAGTCCTCATTAAATGTAAATGGATTATGTTTTGTACAACAAAGCAAAAGTCCATTGCAAGATTGCATAATAAAGATTTTAGGAGAGTCATGTTGTGCAAAAGGGAACTTTAGGAATGGTGTTGGAATTGGATTTTCTAAGTTAAAAGACACAAATTTGTGAAAAGGGTTGGTGAAAAATGAAGAATGGTACAAGAAAATGCCACGAGCAGGGCTGAAATAGGGGATTCTGAGGCGTGTGAAGTGTGGACTAGAGATTAAAGATCGCCATTTTTTCGATATGCATTTGCATTGAACGAGTGATTTTACAGGCAGACGAAGGAGGATCTCTGTCAATAGTCCTTCATTTGAGAACACTACATTTGCAGAAAATATGGAATGACTAGTTATTGTCTTCTTTCTGCTCTGTGGCATTTTGATTATGTGTAGAATTTTGGAATAGGGCAGCCTGGTGCACAAAGTATCCTGTATTCACACAAGGTCCGGGAAAGGGCCGTATGCCAAGGACGTGTAATATAGACAACTATCAGTAAATAATTTCACGGCCCGAACTCGTGACCTATAGATCACACAGAAACAACTTGACCATTGCTCCAAGTCTCTCCTTCTACG
Proteins encoded:
- the LOC104232419 gene encoding F-box protein At5g07610-like, giving the protein MPQSRKKTITSHSIFSANVVFSNEGLLTEILLRLPVKSLVQCKCISKKWRSLISSPHFTRLRIPYFSPARGIFLYHSSFFTNPFHKFVSFNLENPIPTPFLKFPFAQHDSPKIFIMQSCNGLLLCCTKHNPFTFNEDYYIFNPTTRQFITLPRPGGDVIGMSLAFDPWKSPHYKVICLRISELEPENDQIEIYSSESKKWRVSGPSFPKRYDLSFRHGLVYWNGAIYVSYIKRFNLEQEKFEIFPMPNCFDGQEWDKEDHRIVYFGESYGYLHLIQVNRQKLTLYNIYEMKNDGTEWFLKYEVNVEDVVSGYPRMIRRYLEPTDFHYYAMAVVNVVRGEKEEDTFLVLHIPEMAILRYNLADKSFHMLCDFDRGQDKGILEEFDEELAVCLHFHSSSTYQYIESTYYW